The following are encoded together in the Pseudoalteromonas shioyasakiensis genome:
- the murJ gene encoding murein biosynthesis integral membrane protein MurJ translates to MTMISRILGLVRDAVVANLLGASAAADVFLFANRIPNFLRRLFAEGAFAQAFVPVLSEIKEQQGDDKVRLFVAQAAGTLGTILLIVTLFGVVASPVIAALFGTGWFIDWWQGGENAEKFVLASALLKLTFPYLFFVSLVALSGAVMNVYNRFAVAAFTPVLLNVSIITCAVFLHDKFSVGAYALAIGVFVGGLVQLLFQLPFLYRARMLSRPKWGWQDENVKKVRKLMLPALFGVSISQINLLLDTMIASMLMTGSIAWLYYSDRLIEFPLGLFGIGIATVILPALSKLHSTNSTKDFQLTLDWGVRFVIFLGLPAMFGLMVISPLIITVLFDHGAFQNGEIDHVKAVSYGVMAYSVGLVSFMLIKVLAPGFYSRQDTKTPVKIGIKTLVLNMVFNIMLAPFIGYLGLALATAMSASCNAYLLYHQLRKEGVYQFSTMSLGFTFKCLFSSLLMAASVWYVGQQFAWETWHFTEQVLLLSGLLVLAVFVYFTALFILGVRLNTIKSVATTESN, encoded by the coding sequence ATGACGATGATCTCGCGTATTTTAGGGTTAGTACGAGATGCTGTTGTGGCAAATCTGCTAGGTGCCAGTGCTGCTGCGGATGTGTTTTTATTTGCCAATCGAATTCCTAACTTTTTAAGACGTTTGTTTGCCGAAGGAGCCTTTGCCCAAGCTTTTGTGCCGGTTTTATCTGAAATAAAAGAACAGCAAGGCGATGATAAAGTCAGGCTGTTTGTGGCTCAAGCTGCCGGTACCCTAGGAACTATTTTATTAATTGTTACCTTGTTTGGGGTGGTTGCCTCTCCTGTCATAGCAGCCTTATTTGGAACTGGCTGGTTTATCGATTGGTGGCAAGGAGGCGAAAATGCTGAAAAGTTCGTATTGGCCAGTGCACTGTTAAAACTGACTTTCCCTTATTTATTTTTTGTAAGTCTGGTTGCCCTGAGCGGTGCGGTTATGAACGTATATAATCGCTTTGCTGTGGCGGCATTTACGCCTGTGCTGTTGAATGTGTCAATTATCACGTGTGCTGTTTTTCTACACGATAAATTTTCGGTGGGGGCATACGCGCTTGCCATTGGGGTGTTTGTAGGGGGCTTAGTACAGTTATTGTTCCAGTTGCCATTTTTGTATCGTGCCCGTATGTTGAGCCGCCCTAAATGGGGCTGGCAAGATGAAAACGTTAAGAAAGTCCGAAAACTCATGCTACCAGCCTTGTTTGGCGTATCTATCAGTCAAATAAACCTGTTACTCGATACCATGATTGCCTCGATGTTGATGACTGGCTCTATCGCGTGGCTTTATTACTCTGACCGTTTAATTGAGTTTCCTCTTGGCTTATTTGGTATCGGTATAGCAACGGTCATACTGCCTGCATTGTCTAAGTTACATAGCACCAATAGCACAAAAGATTTTCAACTAACCCTCGACTGGGGGGTGAGATTTGTTATTTTCTTAGGCTTGCCGGCCATGTTTGGTTTAATGGTGATAAGCCCGCTCATTATTACGGTTTTATTTGATCATGGTGCGTTTCAAAACGGTGAAATTGATCATGTAAAAGCGGTAAGTTACGGTGTGATGGCCTACTCAGTGGGACTGGTTAGCTTTATGTTAATCAAGGTATTAGCTCCGGGTTTTTATTCACGTCAAGATACTAAAACGCCGGTAAAAATAGGCATTAAAACACTGGTGTTAAATATGGTGTTTAACATTATGTTAGCTCCATTTATTGGCTATTTGGGGTTAGCGTTAGCAACCGCGATGTCGGCCAGTTGTAATGCCTATTTGTTGTATCATCAATTACGTAAAGAAGGCGTTTATCAGTTTTCTACGATGAGTCTTGGCTTCACCTTTAAGTGTTTGTTTTCAAGTTTATTAATGGCTGCTTCAGTGTGGTATGTTGGCCAGCAGTTTGCGTGGGAAACATGGCACTTTACTGAACAAGTGCTGCTGTTGAGTGGGTTATTAGTGCTGGCGGTTTTTGTTTACTTTACGGCCTTATTCATTTTAGGTGTGCGACTAAATACGATAAAAAGTGTTGCAACTACTGAATCAAACTAA
- the rpsT gene encoding 30S ribosomal protein S20 — protein MANIKSAKKRAITSEKNRQHNASRRSMMRTYFKKVVTAIEAGDKEAAQAAFAVATPILDRYATKGLIHKNKAARHKSRLAAKIKAL, from the coding sequence TTGGCTAACATCAAGTCTGCAAAAAAACGCGCTATTACGAGCGAAAAAAATCGTCAACATAACGCAAGCCGTCGTTCAATGATGCGTACTTACTTCAAAAAAGTAGTTACTGCTATTGAAGCGGGCGACAAAGAAGCTGCACAAGCAGCATTCGCTGTTGCAACACCTATCCTAGACCGTTACGCAACTAAAGGTCTAATCCACAAAAACAAAGCAGCTCGTCATAAGAGCCGTTTAGCAGCTAAAATCAAAGCGCTATAA
- a CDS encoding response regulator translates to MDTQLSILIVDDVGTVRSFLNQTLMHLGIDNVREASTAAQCLSSCKEKEFNIIFLDIELPDGDGKEIISQINEISPEANVVMVSAHSTVENVKEAIEKGAKGFVVKPFTPKKIAAMLKKFYPELEIV, encoded by the coding sequence ATGGATACGCAGCTTTCAATTCTTATTGTGGACGACGTAGGCACAGTTCGCAGTTTTTTAAATCAAACATTGATGCACCTAGGTATCGATAATGTGCGTGAGGCTTCTACGGCCGCGCAGTGTTTAAGCTCATGCAAGGAAAAAGAGTTCAATATTATCTTTTTAGATATTGAATTACCCGATGGTGACGGCAAAGAGATTATCTCGCAAATCAACGAAATTTCGCCTGAAGCGAATGTAGTGATGGTTTCGGCTCATTCAACAGTCGAAAACGTTAAAGAAGCGATTGAGAAGGGCGCTAAAGGGTTTGTAGTAAAACCTTTCACACCTAAGAAGATTGCCGCTATGCTGAAAAAGTTTTACCCAGAGCTCGAAATTGTCTAG
- the smrA gene encoding DNA endonuclease SmrA, translating into MSLNDFDLFLSSMEDVKPLKHDTVQFDSTKQGPSLAQQEKRKAAECDLAIDENYLRSEFVELLDPHAILAFKKDGVQGQVYKNLRLAKYQLDATLDLHGQPLQRARSTLFNFIDDCHKRNIRVVLIRHGIGIKNKSQPGILKSYTNKWLQEIPAVLAFHSALKHHGGSGATYVMIKKSDEKKHENREIHSKRS; encoded by the coding sequence ATGTCATTAAACGACTTCGACTTATTTCTCTCATCAATGGAAGACGTAAAACCTCTTAAGCATGACACTGTTCAATTTGATTCCACGAAACAAGGCCCTTCTTTAGCGCAACAAGAAAAACGTAAAGCAGCTGAATGTGATTTAGCCATTGATGAAAACTATTTACGCAGTGAGTTTGTCGAGCTATTAGATCCTCATGCCATATTGGCATTCAAAAAAGATGGCGTACAAGGCCAAGTATATAAAAATCTGCGTTTAGCTAAATATCAACTCGATGCCACGCTTGATTTGCATGGTCAGCCTCTTCAGCGAGCTCGCAGTACGCTTTTTAATTTTATTGATGACTGTCATAAACGAAATATTCGTGTCGTACTTATTCGCCATGGGATTGGCATCAAAAATAAATCACAGCCGGGCATTTTAAAGAGTTATACAAATAAGTGGCTGCAAGAAATTCCAGCGGTTTTAGCCTTTCATAGCGCCCTTAAGCATCATGGTGGTAGCGGTGCAACATATGTGATGATTAAAAAGTCAGACGAGAAGAAACACGAGAACAGAGAAATCCATTCAAAAAGAAGTTAA
- a CDS encoding 2-hydroxyacid dehydrogenase, producing MILLVAVTGRDCSQLIARLQALLPEVDVQLWSECTDYQAVEFVLAWNAPADLWPKLVNLKAVSSFGAGVDSIDLTKIAAHVPVVRIVDDNLANDMAEYVLTHVLAHKLRLKEYYLKQSASTWKPKRAYSHQHVGILGYGELGKVCAKRLLANGFRVSAWSNSEKHDAEVSTYYTQQGLDDMLGQIDYLVCLLPLNQHTQGIINKSLLSKLQNHAVLINVARGKHVVDEDLLEALDSEQLLGATLDVFSEEPLPKSHAYWSHEKVTLTPHCAALSDLETVTLQIAGNVKRLIEGKNLINQVDRTKGY from the coding sequence ATGATTTTACTTGTAGCTGTAACAGGCCGAGATTGCAGCCAATTAATTGCCCGATTACAAGCGTTATTACCAGAGGTTGACGTGCAGCTTTGGTCTGAGTGCACTGATTACCAAGCCGTTGAGTTTGTACTGGCTTGGAATGCCCCTGCTGACTTATGGCCTAAGCTGGTAAATTTAAAAGCGGTTTCTTCATTTGGGGCTGGCGTTGATAGCATCGACTTAACGAAGATAGCGGCGCACGTCCCCGTTGTTAGAATTGTTGATGATAATCTTGCAAATGATATGGCAGAGTACGTGTTGACCCATGTGTTGGCACACAAGCTGAGACTCAAAGAATATTATTTAAAACAATCAGCCAGTACTTGGAAGCCAAAGCGAGCGTATTCACATCAACATGTGGGTATTTTGGGTTATGGTGAACTAGGTAAAGTCTGTGCTAAGCGGTTACTCGCAAATGGCTTTAGAGTGAGTGCTTGGTCTAATAGTGAAAAACACGATGCTGAAGTAAGTACCTATTACACACAGCAGGGGTTAGATGACATGCTTGGTCAAATTGATTATCTCGTGTGCTTGCTGCCACTTAACCAACACACTCAGGGTATCATTAACAAATCACTGCTAAGTAAATTGCAAAATCATGCGGTGCTTATTAATGTTGCCAGAGGCAAGCATGTTGTCGATGAAGATTTGCTTGAAGCACTTGATAGTGAGCAATTACTCGGCGCTACCCTTGATGTATTTAGCGAAGAGCCTTTACCTAAGTCGCATGCTTACTGGTCTCATGAAAAGGTGACCTTAACACCTCACTGTGCTGCATTATCAGATTTAGAGACTGTGACTTTGCAAATTGCGGGTAATGTCAAAAGATTAATTGAAGGTAAAAATCTAATAAATCAGGTTGATAGAACAAAAGGTTATTGA
- a CDS encoding lysophospholipid acyltransferase family protein, whose protein sequence is MISVDKVIEANLPQLENSPKVKGLVKKGLGYLLHEQEFVAFGDAYPHLQGLEFVEQVLDELDFDTRYKPKQMEHIPSEDNVVIVANHPIGSLDALALIKVLSSVRPDLKVVATRMLMSITPMHSLLLPVDNLSGTSKKKELANIQQHLKSDGALLIFPAGEVSRLSPTGIKDCKWNSGFLRMAKKANAPILPIYIKAKNSPLFYGTSMIYKPLASLLLVKEMFKQRQKSLEFEIGASIPPESYLIENLKDKEIAQLIRKQLYRLITKKPLPLKTQTPIASPEATKDLKKAIEECELLGETSDGMKIYLYQYCGSSPIFRELGRLREIAFRAVGEGSGKRRDIDKYDMDYQHLVLWDAKQLELVGAYRLACAQDIIEKHGRKGLYTDSLFSYSDDMAPYFEKGIELGRSFVQPKYWGRKSLDYLWFGIGAFVNRYPQYRYLFGAVSVSNALPEQAKSLLVHYYQHYYGAKQVLAIPNNEYRHTESQKEQCAQLFAGNDIKEDFVELKHVLANIGAQVPTLFKQYTELCELGGVQFLSFSIDPEFNNCIDGLVLVDLDKVKASKAKRYLGQTRE, encoded by the coding sequence ATGATCAGTGTTGATAAAGTAATAGAAGCAAATTTACCACAGTTAGAAAATTCACCAAAAGTAAAAGGCTTAGTAAAGAAAGGTCTGGGTTATTTATTACATGAGCAAGAGTTTGTTGCCTTTGGTGATGCATACCCACATTTACAAGGACTTGAGTTTGTAGAGCAAGTACTTGATGAGCTAGACTTTGACACGCGCTACAAGCCAAAGCAAATGGAACATATTCCTAGTGAAGATAATGTCGTTATTGTCGCTAACCACCCTATCGGCTCTCTTGATGCATTAGCGCTGATAAAAGTCTTATCAAGTGTACGCCCTGACTTAAAAGTCGTTGCAACCCGCATGCTGATGTCAATCACTCCGATGCACTCATTACTTCTTCCCGTTGATAACCTCTCTGGTACAAGCAAAAAGAAAGAGCTTGCTAATATCCAACAGCATTTAAAATCAGACGGTGCATTATTAATCTTTCCTGCAGGTGAGGTATCGCGCTTAAGTCCAACGGGAATTAAAGACTGTAAATGGAACAGTGGTTTTTTACGTATGGCAAAAAAAGCCAACGCACCTATTTTGCCTATTTACATCAAAGCGAAAAACAGCCCGTTATTCTACGGCACCTCAATGATCTACAAACCCTTAGCCAGTTTGTTATTAGTCAAAGAGATGTTTAAACAACGACAAAAATCATTAGAGTTTGAAATTGGCGCGTCCATCCCACCTGAGTCATATCTAATTGAAAATTTAAAAGATAAAGAAATAGCTCAGCTGATAAGAAAGCAGTTGTATCGACTTATCACTAAAAAACCGCTGCCGTTAAAAACGCAAACCCCCATTGCCAGTCCAGAGGCAACTAAAGACCTTAAAAAAGCCATTGAAGAGTGTGAGCTATTAGGTGAAACCTCTGATGGTATGAAAATTTACTTATACCAATACTGTGGTAGCTCACCGATTTTCCGTGAGCTAGGACGACTTCGTGAAATTGCGTTTCGTGCAGTCGGTGAAGGCAGCGGCAAACGCCGAGATATAGATAAATACGACATGGATTATCAACACCTTGTACTGTGGGATGCGAAGCAACTTGAACTAGTCGGCGCATACCGACTTGCCTGCGCACAAGACATTATAGAAAAACATGGCCGCAAAGGTTTATATACCGACAGCCTATTTAGCTACAGCGATGATATGGCGCCGTATTTTGAAAAAGGTATTGAGCTTGGTCGCAGCTTTGTGCAACCCAAATACTGGGGTAGAAAGAGCCTAGACTATTTGTGGTTCGGCATCGGCGCATTTGTGAACCGTTACCCGCAATACCGCTATTTGTTTGGTGCGGTCAGTGTATCTAATGCACTACCAGAACAAGCTAAATCGTTACTTGTTCACTATTACCAGCATTATTATGGTGCTAAACAAGTGTTAGCTATCCCCAATAATGAATATCGCCATACAGAATCTCAAAAGGAGCAATGTGCTCAGTTATTTGCTGGGAATGATATTAAAGAAGATTTTGTTGAACTTAAGCATGTGCTTGCCAATATTGGCGCGCAAGTCCCAACCCTATTCAAACAATACACTGAGCTTTGTGAGCTAGGAGGCGTGCAATTTTTAAGTTTTAGCATCGACCCTGAGTTTAATAACTGCATTGATGGTTTAGTGCTTGTCGACTTAGATAAAGTAAAAGCAAGTAAAGCCAAACGATACTTAGGACAGACACGCGAATAG
- the dapE gene encoding succinyl-diaminopimelate desuccinylase, translating into MSLISNAGLATRSVVQSEVVETLQTLIRFKSVTPAQAGAIDWLEDNLSQLGFDCEVFSFNHVTNLIAKITFGEGPIVAFSGHIDVVPAAQGDWRVDPFSGEIVDGSVYGRGAADMKGGVAAMLCATKRFLAQNSNKRGTFYWLITSDEEGEAEYGSLLIAERLAKQGVVLDGCLVGEPTSHLHVGDTIKNGRRGALSARLSIQGKAGHVAYPANTINAAHLSAEVVKRLTAISWHKDEASSATTLQVTGINIANVVDNLVPAQCELTFNVRYSHGYKSKDIKEEIQFALTDLASQLTLVWERPCESFYTLHQASNCLLQQLEQAVHEVTGSFPMLSTSGGTSDGRFFANEHTQVIECGVRNHTIHQVNEHVPITDLKTIEQIYLAALRNIFS; encoded by the coding sequence ATGAGTTTGATATCAAATGCAGGATTAGCAACGCGCTCAGTAGTGCAATCAGAGGTGGTAGAAACATTACAAACCTTGATCCGATTTAAATCGGTAACGCCCGCTCAAGCTGGTGCAATTGATTGGCTTGAAGATAACTTAAGCCAGCTCGGCTTTGATTGTGAAGTATTTAGTTTTAATCATGTAACTAATTTAATTGCTAAAATCACTTTTGGAGAAGGCCCTATCGTTGCTTTTTCTGGCCATATTGATGTGGTACCTGCTGCACAAGGTGATTGGCGAGTTGATCCTTTTAGTGGCGAGATAGTGGATGGCAGTGTCTATGGCCGTGGCGCAGCAGATATGAAAGGCGGCGTTGCTGCAATGCTTTGCGCAACCAAACGTTTTTTAGCGCAAAATAGTAATAAACGCGGCACATTTTACTGGTTAATTACCTCAGATGAAGAGGGCGAAGCTGAATACGGCTCCTTACTGATTGCTGAGCGGTTAGCCAAACAAGGTGTTGTGCTAGATGGTTGCTTGGTAGGCGAGCCGACGAGTCATTTGCATGTGGGTGATACCATTAAAAATGGCAGACGGGGTGCATTGTCTGCTCGATTATCTATTCAAGGTAAAGCTGGGCATGTTGCCTATCCAGCAAACACTATAAACGCAGCGCATTTAAGTGCAGAGGTTGTGAAGCGCCTAACGGCAATTAGCTGGCACAAAGATGAAGCCAGTTCGGCTACAACACTGCAAGTGACCGGAATTAATATTGCCAATGTGGTAGATAATCTTGTTCCTGCTCAATGTGAGCTCACGTTTAACGTACGTTATAGTCATGGCTATAAAAGTAAAGACATCAAAGAAGAAATTCAGTTTGCATTGACGGATTTAGCATCACAGCTAACGCTTGTTTGGGAACGCCCGTGTGAATCATTTTATACTCTGCATCAAGCCAGCAATTGCTTATTGCAGCAGCTTGAACAAGCCGTGCATGAAGTAACTGGCAGCTTCCCTATGCTTAGTACCAGTGGTGGTACATCAGATGGCCGCTTTTTTGCTAATGAGCACACGCAAGTGATTGAATGTGGTGTGCGAAACCATACCATTCATCAAGTTAATGAACACGTTCCCATCACAGATTTAAAAACTATTGAGCAAATATATTTAGCTGCGCTTCGCAATATCTTTAGTTAA
- a CDS encoding MATE family efflux transporter has product MADPQHLFLHGSISKALLKLGIPIILINILQSAYQLTDSFWVGRLGAEQVAAVSVSMPVTFLVIAIGSGLAMAGAILSAQYMGAGQQDKVNHVAAQTMLMVTITATILGLIGYVLSPYFLTLLGVEDQVFGDALKFMHVSFIGVVFVFIYAMFQALMRGIGQTKVPLYIVSATVLLNFVLDPLLIFGFGDFAGFGVMGAALATLITQSLAAAIGVWVFLRGRHGIQLKLSSFKPDWQYMKQAFFLGAPGSVELSARAFGLIIMSFLVASFGTHTIASYGVGSNILQMVMIPAMGLSMAVSTLVGQNMGARNPQRAAQITRLASLWGLLGLTLVGVVVYLFAEYFVAFFIPDDESVIAGGAEFIRVMCLTWGGIGVQLCVVAAFRASGNMLNAMVVSLLSQCVIQFPTAYILSKHTSLGPQGIWYSFAITNVLVAIITYLWFAAGRWQRTQLTKEDKDIAKVTQETLIEEGNH; this is encoded by the coding sequence ATGGCTGATCCTCAGCATTTATTTCTTCATGGCTCGATTTCAAAAGCGCTACTTAAATTAGGTATCCCGATCATCTTAATCAATATTTTGCAGTCGGCTTATCAACTGACCGATTCATTTTGGGTAGGGCGCTTAGGGGCTGAGCAAGTGGCTGCCGTTTCTGTCAGTATGCCGGTCACTTTTTTAGTGATTGCTATTGGTTCTGGGTTGGCAATGGCGGGCGCTATTTTATCCGCTCAATACATGGGAGCTGGTCAGCAAGATAAGGTAAACCATGTTGCTGCCCAAACTATGTTAATGGTGACAATTACCGCAACCATACTTGGTTTAATAGGCTATGTGCTTTCTCCTTACTTTTTGACTTTATTAGGTGTTGAAGATCAAGTGTTTGGTGATGCGCTTAAATTTATGCATGTATCTTTTATTGGCGTTGTGTTTGTATTTATTTATGCCATGTTTCAAGCCTTAATGCGTGGCATAGGGCAAACCAAGGTACCGCTTTATATTGTAAGCGCTACTGTATTACTCAATTTTGTGCTCGACCCTTTACTGATTTTTGGTTTTGGTGACTTTGCTGGATTTGGCGTAATGGGGGCTGCACTAGCCACACTAATCACGCAAAGCTTAGCGGCTGCAATCGGGGTATGGGTGTTTTTGCGAGGCCGCCACGGCATCCAACTTAAACTCTCTAGCTTTAAACCAGACTGGCAATATATGAAGCAGGCTTTCTTTTTAGGGGCTCCTGGCTCGGTTGAACTCTCTGCGCGAGCCTTTGGTTTAATCATTATGTCGTTTTTGGTGGCAAGCTTTGGTACACACACCATTGCCTCTTATGGTGTTGGCTCTAATATTTTGCAAATGGTAATGATCCCTGCAATGGGTCTTTCAATGGCTGTTTCAACCTTGGTTGGTCAAAACATGGGGGCAAGAAATCCACAGCGTGCAGCACAAATAACACGTTTAGCCTCGCTTTGGGGGTTACTAGGCCTAACATTAGTGGGCGTTGTTGTTTATCTGTTTGCTGAATACTTTGTGGCTTTTTTCATTCCTGATGATGAGTCTGTGATTGCTGGTGGCGCAGAGTTCATTCGTGTTATGTGTTTAACTTGGGGCGGAATAGGCGTGCAGCTTTGCGTAGTTGCTGCATTTAGGGCTTCAGGAAACATGCTCAATGCTATGGTTGTGTCACTGCTTTCGCAATGCGTTATTCAATTTCCTACCGCTTATATTTTGTCAAAGCATACTTCACTTGGACCACAGGGCATATGGTATTCGTTTGCTATTACTAATGTACTTGTGGCGATTATTACTTATCTTTGGTTCGCAGCTGGTCGTTGGCAACGAACACAATTAACCAAAGAAGACAAAGACATTGCTAAGGTGACCCAAGAAACCCTGATCGAAGAAGGAAATCATTAA
- a CDS encoding OmpW/AlkL family protein, with the protein MKTKLSIALLTSLLALSPVANANLSVNVGAINVNPDNDSSKINEAPTLGLRADDDTQLGITVDYALDDNWVIELVAATPFSHDVQGAGGLAGNKIAKIKHLPPTLLAQYHFLDSTYKFRPFVGVGVNYTVFFDEEPSAALKATLGTDDVEVKLDDSFGFAAQAGFNYMMSENWGLHGMVSLIDIDTDATVYADGAKALTSTVEIDPVVAMFGVKYKF; encoded by the coding sequence ATGAAAACTAAATTAAGCATTGCATTACTTACTTCACTATTAGCACTCTCTCCTGTTGCAAACGCAAACTTAAGCGTGAACGTAGGTGCAATTAATGTAAACCCTGATAACGACAGCTCAAAAATCAATGAAGCACCAACGTTAGGTCTACGTGCAGATGATGATACTCAGCTAGGTATTACTGTAGATTATGCGCTTGATGACAATTGGGTAATTGAATTAGTAGCAGCAACACCTTTTAGTCATGATGTTCAAGGTGCAGGTGGTTTAGCAGGTAACAAAATTGCGAAAATCAAACATTTACCACCAACACTTTTAGCGCAATACCACTTCTTAGACTCAACGTATAAGTTTCGTCCATTTGTGGGTGTAGGCGTAAACTATACTGTTTTCTTTGATGAAGAGCCTTCAGCTGCACTAAAAGCAACACTAGGTACTGACGACGTAGAAGTTAAACTAGATGATTCATTTGGCTTTGCAGCTCAAGCTGGTTTTAACTACATGATGAGTGAAAACTGGGGCCTTCATGGCATGGTTTCACTAATCGACATCGATACAGATGCAACTGTTTATGCTGACGGCGCAAAAGCGTTAACTTCAACTGTAGAAATCGACCCGGTTGTTGCTATGTTCGGTGTTAAATACAAATTCTAA